From Passer domesticus isolate bPasDom1 chromosome 8, bPasDom1.hap1, whole genome shotgun sequence, a single genomic window includes:
- the GOT1 gene encoding aspartate aminotransferase, cytoplasmic, which translates to MAASIFAAVPHSPPVAVFKLTADFREDSDSRKVNLGVGAYRTDEGQPWVLPVVKKVEQMIASDNSLNHEYLPILGLPEFRANASRIALGDDSPAIKEKRVGSVQCLGGTGALRIGAEFLRRWYNGNNNTATPVYVSTPSWENHNSVFMDAGFKDIRTYHYWDAAKRGLDLQGLLNDMEQAPEFSIFILHACAHNPTGTDPTPDQWKQIAAVMKRRSLFPFFDSAYQGFASGSLDKDAWAVRYFVSEGFELFCAQSFSKNFGLYNERVGNLTVVGKDADNVQRVLSQMEKIVRTTWSNPPSQGARIVATTLASPQLFDEWKGNVKTMADRVLLMRSELRSRLEALGTPGTWSHITEQIGMFSFTGLNPKQVEYMVKEKHIYLMASGRINMCGLTTKNLDYVAKSIHEAVTKIQ; encoded by the exons ATGGCCGCCTCCATCTTCGCCGCCGTCCCCCACTCCCCGCCTGTCGCCGTCTTCAAGCTCACGGCGGATTTCCGGGAGGACAGCGACTCGCGGAAGGTCAACCTCGGCGTGGGCG CCTACCGCACGGACGAGGGGCAGCCATGGGTCCTGCCGGTGGTGAAGAAGGTGGAGCAGATGATCGCCAGCGACAACAGCTTGAACCACGAGTATCTGCCCATCCTGGGCCTGCCCGAGTTCCGGGCCAACGCCTCCCGCATCGCCCTGGGTGATGACAGCCCTGCCATCAAGGAGAAACGG GTGGGAAGCGTTCAGTGCCTGGGTGGGACGGGCGCTCTGCGGATTGGAGCAGAGTTCCTGAGGCGCTGGTACAACGGCAACAACAACACGGCCACCCCGGTCTACGTCTCCACTCCATCCTGGG AGAACCACAATTCTGTGTTTATGGATGCTGGCTTCAAAGATATTAGAACCTACCACTACTGGGATGCTGCCAAGAGGGGTCTGGATCTCCAGGGGCTGCTGAATGACATGGAG CAAGCCCCGGAGTTCTCCATTTTCATCCTCCACGCCTGTGCGCACAACCCAACAGGCACAGACCCTACCCCTGACCAGTGGAAGCAGATTGCTGCTGTCATGAAG CGCCGGAGCCTGTTTCCATTCTTCGACTCAGCGTACCAAGGGTTTGCCTCTGGCAGCCTGGACAAGGATGCCTGGGCTGTGCGATACTTTGTCTCCGAGGGCTTTGAGCTCTTCTGTGCACAGTCGTTTTCCAAGAACTTTGGGCTCTACA ATGAACGTGTGGGGAACCTGACGGTGGTGGGGAAGGATGCAGACAACGTGCAGCGTGTGCTGTCCCAGATGGAGAAGATTGTGCGCACCACTTGGTCCAACCCTCCCTCCCAGGGAGCGCGCATTGTGGCAACGACACTTGCTTCCCCGCAGCTCTTTGATGAGTG gaagggcaaCGTGAAGACGATGGCAGATCGGGTCTTGCTGATGCGCTCAGAGCTCCGCTCTCGactggaggcccttggcactccAGGCACCTGGAGCCACATCACAGAGCAGATCGGCATGTTCAGCTTCACAGGCTTGAACC CTAAGCAGGTGGAGTACATGGTCAAGGAAAAACACATCTACCTGATGGCTAGTGGGCGCATCAACATGTGTGGTCTAACTACCAAGAACCTGGACTATGTGGCCAAGTCCATCCATGAAGCTGTCACAAAAATCCAATGA